The following proteins are co-located in the Pseudarthrobacter siccitolerans genome:
- a CDS encoding exodeoxyribonuclease III, translated as MKIATWNVNSLRARADRVEAWLQRSDCDVLAIQETKCKDENFPWELFERMGYEVAHFGVNQWNGVAIASRVGLEDVERTFLDQPSFGKAGTDPVQEARAMAATCGGVRIWSLYVPNGRSLDDEHMPYKLKWLESLKTHAQELVARNPEAQVALMGDWNIAPFDDDVWDIDLFVNNRYTHVSPPERAAFHAFESAGYTDVVRPYTPGPGVYTYWDYTQLRFPKKEGMRIDFVLASPALAARVTGASIDREERKGKGASDHAPVLVELAG; from the coding sequence GTGAAGATTGCTACCTGGAATGTGAATTCGCTCCGTGCCCGTGCCGACCGCGTGGAAGCCTGGCTTCAGCGCAGTGACTGCGACGTGCTGGCCATCCAGGAAACCAAGTGCAAAGACGAGAACTTTCCCTGGGAGCTCTTCGAACGGATGGGCTACGAGGTGGCCCACTTCGGAGTCAACCAGTGGAACGGCGTGGCCATCGCTTCGCGGGTGGGGCTCGAAGACGTGGAGCGGACCTTCCTGGATCAGCCCTCATTCGGCAAGGCGGGCACGGATCCCGTGCAGGAGGCACGTGCCATGGCCGCTACCTGCGGCGGCGTCCGGATCTGGAGCCTCTACGTCCCCAACGGCCGCTCCCTGGACGATGAGCACATGCCGTACAAGCTCAAGTGGCTGGAAAGCCTGAAAACGCATGCCCAGGAACTGGTAGCCCGGAATCCGGAAGCCCAGGTGGCGCTGATGGGCGACTGGAACATCGCCCCCTTCGACGACGACGTATGGGACATCGATCTTTTCGTCAACAACCGCTACACCCACGTCAGTCCGCCGGAGCGGGCAGCATTCCACGCCTTCGAGTCGGCAGGATACACCGACGTGGTCCGGCCCTACACTCCCGGCCCGGGCGTCTACACCTACTGGGACTACACCCAGCTCCGCTTCCCGAAGAAGGAAGGCATGCGGATCGACTTCGTGCTGGCCTCCCCGGCCCTGGCCGCGCGCGTCACGGGCGCCTCGATCGACCGCGAGGAGCGCAAGGGCAAAGGCGCCTCGGACCATGCCCCCGTGCTGGTGGAACTGGCCGGCTGA
- a CDS encoding CoA-acylating methylmalonate-semialdehyde dehydrogenase, with the protein MVRELSHYVGGQHAAGLSGRFGDVFDPCTGTVQARVPLAGRDEVHNAVAAGAKAQEEWAAMNPQRRARILLRFVDLANQDMEGLARLLSSEHGKTLADSKGDIQRGLEVVEFSAGAPHLLKGEFSTEAGSGIDIHSLRQPLGVVAGITPFNFPAMIPLWKSGPALAAGNAFILKPSERDPSVPLRLAELYSEAGVPDGVFNVVNGDKEAVDALLEDPLVRAIGFVGSTPIAQYIYATAAAHGKRAQCFGGAKNHMVVMPDADLDQAADALIGAGYGSAGERCMAVSVAVPVGQETADRLVARLQERVKSLKVGHSLDQHADFGPVVTAAARERIVGCIQAGVDEGATLLADGRGLTVEGYDNGFWVGPTLFDHVTPEMAIYRQEIFGPVLSVVRAADYDEALRLCSGNEYGNGVAIFTRDGDAARDFATRVDVGMVGINVPIPVPLAYYTFGGWKASGFGDLNQHGADAFRFYTKTKTVTTRWPSGIRHGASFVMPEGS; encoded by the coding sequence ATGGTGCGCGAGCTTTCCCACTACGTCGGCGGCCAACACGCCGCAGGCTTGTCCGGCCGTTTCGGCGACGTCTTTGATCCCTGCACCGGGACAGTGCAGGCGCGCGTGCCGCTGGCCGGCAGGGACGAGGTGCACAACGCCGTTGCCGCCGGCGCGAAGGCACAGGAGGAATGGGCGGCCATGAACCCGCAGCGCCGGGCGAGGATCCTGCTCCGGTTCGTGGACCTGGCCAACCAGGACATGGAGGGGCTTGCGCGGCTGCTCTCTTCCGAACACGGCAAGACCCTCGCCGACTCCAAGGGGGACATCCAGCGGGGACTGGAAGTGGTGGAGTTCTCAGCCGGCGCGCCACACCTGCTCAAGGGCGAATTTTCCACCGAAGCCGGATCCGGGATAGACATCCATTCGCTGCGGCAGCCCCTGGGCGTGGTGGCCGGGATTACGCCGTTCAACTTTCCCGCCATGATTCCGCTGTGGAAGTCCGGCCCGGCGCTGGCTGCGGGCAACGCGTTCATCCTGAAGCCCTCGGAACGGGATCCTTCCGTGCCCCTGCGCCTGGCCGAGCTGTACTCCGAGGCGGGCGTCCCGGACGGAGTGTTCAATGTGGTCAACGGGGACAAGGAAGCCGTGGACGCGCTGCTTGAAGATCCCCTGGTCAGGGCCATCGGATTTGTGGGTTCCACCCCTATTGCGCAGTACATCTACGCCACCGCCGCTGCCCACGGAAAGCGGGCGCAGTGCTTCGGCGGTGCCAAGAACCACATGGTGGTGATGCCGGACGCAGACCTGGACCAGGCGGCAGACGCCCTGATCGGCGCCGGGTACGGCTCCGCGGGGGAGCGCTGCATGGCCGTTTCGGTGGCCGTCCCGGTGGGACAGGAAACAGCTGACCGGCTGGTGGCCAGACTCCAGGAACGGGTCAAGTCGCTCAAGGTGGGCCACAGCCTGGACCAGCATGCGGACTTTGGCCCGGTGGTCACGGCTGCCGCCAGGGAACGGATCGTGGGCTGCATCCAGGCGGGAGTGGATGAAGGCGCAACCCTGCTGGCCGACGGCCGCGGCCTCACGGTGGAAGGCTACGACAATGGCTTCTGGGTGGGCCCCACGCTCTTCGACCATGTGACACCGGAGATGGCCATCTACCGGCAGGAGATCTTCGGCCCCGTCCTCAGTGTGGTGCGGGCTGCCGATTACGATGAAGCGCTCCGGCTCTGCAGCGGGAACGAGTACGGAAACGGGGTGGCCATCTTCACCCGCGACGGAGACGCCGCGCGGGATTTCGCCACCCGGGTGGACGTAGGCATGGTGGGCATTAATGTGCCCATCCCGGTGCCCCTGGCCTACTACACGTTCGGCGGCTGGAAAGCGTCAGGATTCGGCGACCTGAACCAGCACGGCGCCGATGCCTTCCGTTTTTACACCAAGACGAAGACGGTCACCACCAGGTGGCCCTCAGGGATACGGCACGGGGCCAGCTTCGTGATGCCGGAAGGAAGTTGA